Proteins from one Corynebacterium testudinoris genomic window:
- a CDS encoding DEAD/DEAH box helicase yields the protein MSITDNATGGVHEPDDLSTSESQENPQGDAASAASAATGPLTIEDVIDPDVPAQGDQDTRDADTSEATGSETEEFSDNDDTIDTAADKAVDASEDAGDDQDDEHGFANLGLPSAVLNAVKKVGYETPSAIQAQTIPVLMEGNDVVGLAQTGTGKTAAFALPILARIDMQDRSPQALVLAPTRELALQVADSFQSFADHLGKISVLPIYGGQAYGIQLSGLRRGAQIIVGTPGRIIDHLEKGSLDISRLRFLVLDEADEMLNMGFQDDVERILEDTPEDKQVALFSATMPNGIRKISKQYLQDPREISVKSETRTATNITQRFLNVAHRNKLDAITRILEVTEFEAMIVFVRTKHETEEIAEKLRARGFSAAAINGDIAQNQRERTVDQLKDGRLDILVATDVAARGLDVDRISHVFNFDIPNDTESYVHRIGRTGRAGRTGEAILFVTPRERRMLRAIERATNAPLTEMELPTVDEVNESRKGKFMDSITESLESKQIDLFRGMIKSYAEEHDVPVEDIAAALASQAQAGSDFLMKEAPPEKRRERNDRDRGDRGGRFDRDRGGRFDRDDRGGDRGSRFDRDGDFSTYRLAVGKRHNVRPGAIVGALANEGGLTSKDFGRITIAVDHTLVELPKDMDKSVLGRLSDTRISGQLINIEPDSGGRPPRRFERDDRGGRGGDRGGFRGGRDRDDRGGRGGYRGNRDDRGGRDRNDRGGRGGWRD from the coding sequence ATGAGCATTACCGATAACGCCACCGGCGGCGTACATGAGCCGGATGACCTAAGCACGTCGGAATCTCAGGAAAACCCGCAAGGTGATGCAGCTTCTGCTGCTTCCGCCGCCACCGGGCCGCTGACCATCGAGGATGTTATTGATCCCGATGTCCCGGCCCAGGGCGATCAGGACACCAGGGACGCGGATACTTCTGAGGCCACCGGCTCCGAGACCGAAGAATTCTCGGACAACGATGACACTATTGATACCGCTGCCGACAAGGCAGTAGACGCCTCAGAAGACGCTGGCGATGACCAGGATGACGAACACGGTTTCGCCAACCTCGGCCTGCCCTCCGCCGTCCTCAACGCGGTGAAGAAGGTCGGTTACGAGACCCCTTCCGCCATCCAGGCGCAGACCATCCCGGTTCTCATGGAAGGCAACGACGTCGTCGGCCTCGCCCAGACCGGTACCGGCAAGACCGCAGCCTTCGCGCTGCCGATCCTCGCCCGCATTGACATGCAGGACCGCTCGCCCCAGGCGCTGGTCCTCGCCCCGACCCGCGAGCTCGCGCTCCAGGTCGCCGATTCTTTCCAGTCCTTCGCTGACCACCTCGGCAAGATCAGCGTCCTGCCGATCTACGGTGGCCAGGCCTACGGCATCCAGCTCTCCGGCCTGCGCCGCGGTGCTCAGATCATCGTTGGCACCCCCGGTCGAATCATCGACCACCTGGAAAAGGGATCCCTCGACATCTCCCGTCTGCGCTTCCTCGTCCTCGATGAGGCCGATGAGATGCTCAACATGGGCTTCCAGGACGATGTTGAACGCATCCTCGAGGACACCCCCGAGGACAAGCAGGTCGCCTTGTTCTCTGCAACGATGCCCAACGGCATCCGCAAGATCTCCAAGCAGTACCTGCAGGATCCGCGCGAAATCTCGGTCAAGTCCGAGACCCGCACGGCCACCAACATCACGCAGCGCTTCCTCAACGTCGCGCACCGCAACAAGCTCGACGCGATCACCCGCATCCTCGAGGTCACCGAGTTCGAAGCAATGATCGTCTTCGTGCGCACCAAGCACGAGACCGAAGAAATCGCCGAGAAGCTCCGCGCCCGCGGGTTCTCCGCCGCCGCCATCAACGGCGACATCGCACAGAACCAGCGTGAACGCACCGTCGATCAGCTCAAGGACGGCCGACTGGACATCCTGGTCGCAACCGACGTTGCCGCCCGCGGCCTCGACGTCGACCGCATCAGCCACGTGTTCAACTTCGACATCCCGAACGACACCGAGTCCTACGTCCACCGCATCGGCCGCACCGGCCGCGCCGGCCGCACCGGCGAGGCAATCCTCTTCGTCACCCCGCGTGAGCGCCGCATGCTGCGCGCCATCGAGCGCGCCACCAACGCGCCGCTCACCGAGATGGAACTGCCCACGGTCGATGAGGTCAACGAATCCCGCAAGGGCAAGTTCATGGACTCCATCACCGAGTCCCTCGAGTCCAAGCAGATCGACCTGTTCCGCGGCATGATCAAGTCCTACGCCGAAGAACACGACGTTCCCGTCGAAGACATCGCCGCAGCCCTGGCCTCCCAGGCACAGGCCGGCAGCGACTTCCTCATGAAGGAAGCCCCGCCGGAGAAGCGCCGCGAGCGCAACGACCGCGATCGCGGCGACCGTGGTGGTCGCTTCGACCGTGACCGTGGCGGCCGTTTCGATCGCGATGATCGTGGCGGAGACCGTGGCTCCCGCTTCGACCGCGACGGTGACTTCTCCACCTACCGTCTCGCCGTGGGCAAGCGCCACAACGTACGCCCAGGTGCCATCGTCGGCGCCCTGGCCAACGAGGGTGGCCTCACCTCCAAGGACTTCGGCCGCATCACCATCGCCGTCGACCACACCCTGGTCGAACTGCCGAAGGACATGGACAAGTCGGTCCTGGGCCGCCTGTCCGATACCCGCATCTCCGGTCAGCTCATCAACATCGAGCCCGACTCCGGTGGACGCCCCCCGCGTCGCTTTGAGCGCGACGACCGTGGTGGTCGTGGCGGAGACCGCGGTGGTTTCCGCGGTGGACGTGACCGCGACGATCGTGGTGGACGCGGTGGATACCGTGGCAACCGCGATGACCGTGGCGGACGCGACCGCAATGACCGCGGTGGACGTGGCGGTTGGCGCGACTAG
- the hutU gene encoding urocanate hydratase, with translation MSQAREVRAPRGTKLNAKNWQTEAPLRMLMNNLDPEVAERPEDLVVYGGTGRAARSWEAFDAIVDTLTDLEEDETLLVQSGKPVGVFRTNVWAPRVLIANSNLVGDWATWPEFRRLEAEGLMMYGQMTAGSWIYIATQGILQGTFETFGAIARKRFGNTLAGTLTLTGGCGGMGGAQPLSVTLNGGVCLIVDVDESHLKRRQAKRYLDEVTTDIDDAIARVNAAKADKRPLSVGLVGNTADVFPELLRRHRAGEVTFDIVTDQTSAHDPLSYLPAEIALEDWQREAAEDPVTFTKKARESMAAQVQAMVEFQDEGAEVFDYGNCIRDEARHAGYSRAFEFPGFVPAYIRPLFCEGLGPFRWVALSGDPDDIRVTDEAIKELFPDNEHLHRWIDAAGEYVEFEGLPARIAWLGYGERHQAGLLFNRLVAEGKVKAPIVIGRDHLDSGSVASPYRETESMLDGSDAIADWPLLNALTATSSGATWVSIHHGGGVGIGRSIHAGQVIVADGTELAAAKLTAVLTNDPGMGVIRHVDAGYNRANEVAEERGVRVPMPFHSREANASDDRAGEDS, from the coding sequence ATGTCGCAAGCCCGAGAAGTACGAGCACCCCGCGGAACCAAACTCAACGCCAAGAACTGGCAAACCGAAGCCCCGCTGCGCATGCTCATGAACAACCTCGACCCCGAAGTCGCCGAACGACCCGAGGACCTCGTCGTCTACGGCGGCACCGGCCGCGCTGCCCGCAGCTGGGAAGCATTCGATGCCATCGTGGACACCCTCACAGACCTCGAAGAAGATGAGACGCTGCTGGTCCAGTCCGGCAAACCCGTCGGAGTGTTCCGCACCAACGTCTGGGCCCCGCGCGTCCTCATCGCCAACTCCAACCTCGTCGGCGACTGGGCCACCTGGCCCGAATTCCGCCGCCTCGAGGCCGAAGGTCTCATGATGTACGGCCAGATGACCGCCGGATCCTGGATCTACATCGCCACCCAGGGCATCCTCCAGGGCACCTTTGAAACCTTCGGCGCCATCGCCCGCAAGCGCTTTGGCAACACGCTCGCCGGGACGTTGACCCTCACCGGTGGCTGCGGCGGCATGGGCGGCGCCCAGCCGTTATCAGTCACGCTCAACGGTGGAGTGTGCCTCATTGTGGACGTCGATGAATCCCACCTCAAGCGCCGCCAGGCCAAGCGCTACCTCGATGAAGTCACCACCGATATCGACGACGCCATCGCCCGCGTCAACGCAGCCAAGGCAGACAAGCGGCCCCTCTCCGTCGGCCTCGTCGGCAACACCGCCGACGTCTTCCCCGAGCTGCTGCGCCGCCACCGCGCCGGGGAGGTCACCTTCGACATTGTCACCGACCAGACCTCCGCCCACGATCCGCTCAGCTACCTGCCCGCCGAGATCGCCCTCGAAGATTGGCAGCGCGAAGCCGCCGAAGATCCCGTCACCTTCACCAAAAAGGCCCGCGAGTCCATGGCCGCCCAGGTCCAGGCAATGGTGGAATTCCAGGACGAAGGGGCCGAGGTCTTCGACTACGGCAATTGCATTCGCGACGAGGCCCGCCACGCCGGCTACAGCCGCGCCTTCGAATTCCCCGGATTCGTCCCCGCCTACATCCGCCCGCTGTTCTGCGAGGGCTTAGGCCCCTTCCGCTGGGTCGCGCTCTCCGGAGACCCCGACGACATCCGTGTCACCGACGAGGCGATCAAGGAACTGTTCCCCGATAACGAACACCTGCACCGCTGGATCGACGCGGCCGGCGAATACGTCGAATTCGAGGGCCTGCCCGCCCGCATCGCCTGGCTGGGCTACGGCGAACGCCACCAGGCTGGCCTGCTGTTCAACCGCCTCGTCGCCGAGGGCAAGGTCAAGGCCCCCATCGTCATCGGCCGCGACCACCTCGACTCCGGCTCCGTTGCTTCCCCCTACCGCGAGACCGAGTCCATGCTCGACGGCTCCGACGCCATCGCCGACTGGCCCCTGCTCAACGCCCTCACCGCCACCTCCTCCGGCGCCACCTGGGTGTCCATTCACCACGGCGGCGGCGTGGGCATCGGTCGCTCCATCCACGCCGGGCAGGTCATCGTCGCCGACGGCACGGAATTGGCCGCCGCCAAGCTCACCGCCGTCCTCACCAACGATCCCGGTATGGGCGTTATCCGCCACGTCGACGCTGGCTACAACCGGGCCAATGAGGTGGCTGAGGAACGCGGGGTGCGCGTGCCCATGCCCTTCCATTCCCGCGAAGCCAACGCCTCTGACGATCGCGCCGGGGAAGACAGCTGA
- the hutH gene encoding histidine ammonia-lyase yields MTDTITIGIGALSIDDVVNVARHGAPVEISPDSLAAMEATRAHIDSLAEGPDPVYGVSTGFGALARKHIPQDKRTELQRSLIRSHAAGSGPEVEREVIRALMLLRLSTLCTGRTGVRPLVATTYAAMLNAGLTPVVHEYGSLGCSGDLAPLSHCALALMGEGQVRDSEGMLIDAAVALPAHHIAPVVLQEKEGLALINGTDGMLGMLCLAIHDLDRLARTADVAAAMTVEGLEGTLTVFAPDLQELRPHPGQAASAANILAVAQGSEILDRAAERFAKHHVQDAYSLRCAPQVAGGFRDTLDHARRVAGVELSSAIDNPVVALDGRVTSNGNFHGAPVGYVLDFLAIVSADLASISERRTDRFLDAARNRGLTPFLAFDPGVDSGHMIAQYTQAGIVSEMKRLAAPASVDSIPSSAMQEDHVSMGWSAARKLRRSVDGLARVLAVEILTAARAIDMRDHRPAPATAAVITKLRETVPGPGPDRFLAPEIEHATQLVVSGDVVAVVETETGALR; encoded by the coding sequence ATGACTGACACGATCACCATCGGAATCGGCGCGCTGAGCATCGACGATGTTGTTAACGTCGCCCGCCACGGAGCCCCGGTGGAGATTTCCCCGGACTCCCTCGCGGCGATGGAGGCCACCCGAGCGCACATCGATTCCCTCGCGGAAGGCCCCGACCCCGTCTATGGCGTCTCCACCGGGTTTGGCGCGTTGGCTCGCAAGCACATCCCGCAGGATAAGCGCACTGAGCTGCAGCGCAGCCTCATCCGCTCCCACGCCGCGGGTTCCGGCCCGGAGGTGGAGCGCGAGGTCATCCGCGCCCTCATGCTGTTGCGGTTGTCCACCCTGTGCACGGGCCGCACCGGGGTCCGCCCGCTCGTTGCCACCACCTACGCGGCGATGCTCAACGCGGGCCTCACGCCCGTCGTCCACGAATACGGCTCGCTCGGCTGCTCCGGCGACCTCGCGCCCCTGTCGCACTGCGCGTTGGCGCTCATGGGGGAGGGGCAGGTCCGTGATTCGGAAGGGATGCTTATCGACGCCGCCGTGGCCCTCCCCGCCCATCACATCGCACCGGTGGTGCTTCAAGAAAAAGAGGGCCTCGCCCTCATCAACGGCACCGACGGCATGCTCGGCATGCTGTGCCTGGCCATTCACGATCTCGACCGGCTGGCGCGCACCGCAGATGTCGCCGCCGCCATGACCGTTGAAGGTCTGGAGGGAACGCTCACCGTCTTCGCCCCGGACCTGCAAGAACTTCGGCCCCACCCGGGTCAGGCCGCGTCGGCGGCGAACATTCTCGCCGTCGCTCAAGGCTCGGAGATTCTCGACCGTGCCGCCGAGCGCTTTGCCAAGCACCATGTCCAGGATGCTTACTCGCTGCGCTGCGCCCCGCAGGTGGCCGGCGGGTTTCGGGACACGCTCGATCATGCGCGCCGGGTAGCCGGAGTGGAGCTGTCATCGGCGATCGACAATCCCGTCGTCGCTCTCGATGGCCGCGTGACCTCCAACGGCAACTTCCACGGTGCACCGGTGGGCTACGTGTTGGACTTCCTCGCCATCGTCAGCGCGGACCTCGCCAGCATTTCTGAGCGCCGCACCGATCGTTTCCTCGACGCCGCCCGCAACCGCGGGCTCACCCCGTTCCTCGCCTTCGACCCGGGGGTTGATTCGGGCCACATGATCGCCCAGTACACCCAAGCGGGCATCGTCTCGGAAATGAAGCGGCTGGCCGCACCGGCGAGCGTCGATTCGATTCCCTCCTCGGCGATGCAAGAAGATCACGTCTCCATGGGATGGTCGGCGGCCCGCAAGCTGCGGCGCAGCGTCGACGGCCTGGCCCGCGTCCTCGCCGTCGAAATTCTCACAGCCGCCCGAGCGATTGACATGCGGGATCATCGTCCGGCTCCAGCGACAGCGGCAGTGATCACCAAGCTCCGGGAGACGGTTCCGGGCCCCGGCCCGGACAGGTTCCTGGCACCCGAGATCGAGCACGCCACGCAGCTCGTCGTCTCCGGTGACGTGGTGGCAGTTGTGGAAACGGAAACGGGAGCTTTGCGATAG
- a CDS encoding YjiH family protein — protein MNVRQSTGSWRFFVYSAIGIVAFFVPVTIGGTSTILLDHIVTGIRTVLGENTQYLIYLMIVAGTVYPFVTGRWRQSLAKGTFAFLGILGLIVASMLVFDVGPAVVFRPDIGPFLFDKLVVPIGLLVPVGGIFLAFLVGFGLMEFVGVLAQPLMRPVFKLPGRAAIDAVASFVGSYSLGLLVTNRVYKRGGYTAKEAAIIATGFSTVSATFMIVIAKTVDIMHLWGLYFLGTLVVTFVTTAITVYLPPLRTFSTDYYPGVTPTPEERVSGNRLRAAWSAAQTTLAASPSVGKVLWYNFRDSVVMAMQILPGILSVGFLGLLAATFTPLFKVLGYIFYPLVHLLPIPDPGLAAESLAIGLAELFLPATLVAGNESELLRLIIAMVSVSQVLFFSAMIPAVLATDIPLKIWQMVLIWFFRVVISVIVAVPVAMLIVL, from the coding sequence ATGAACGTTCGTCAGTCCACCGGTTCCTGGCGCTTCTTTGTCTACAGCGCGATCGGCATCGTTGCCTTCTTCGTGCCCGTGACCATTGGTGGGACGTCGACGATTCTGCTCGATCACATCGTCACCGGGATCAGGACGGTGCTGGGGGAGAACACCCAGTACCTCATCTATCTCATGATCGTGGCTGGCACCGTCTATCCCTTTGTTACCGGGCGGTGGCGGCAGTCCCTCGCGAAGGGAACGTTTGCGTTCTTAGGAATCCTCGGTCTCATTGTCGCGTCCATGCTGGTGTTCGACGTCGGCCCGGCGGTGGTGTTCCGCCCGGACATCGGACCGTTCCTCTTTGACAAGCTCGTCGTGCCGATCGGCCTGCTCGTCCCGGTCGGCGGGATCTTCCTCGCTTTCCTCGTCGGATTCGGGCTCATGGAGTTCGTCGGAGTTCTCGCACAACCACTCATGCGCCCCGTGTTCAAACTCCCCGGGCGGGCAGCTATCGATGCCGTTGCGTCCTTCGTTGGCAGCTACTCCCTTGGGCTGTTGGTGACCAACCGGGTGTACAAGCGGGGTGGTTACACCGCTAAGGAAGCCGCGATCATCGCCACGGGTTTTTCTACCGTCTCCGCGACCTTCATGATCGTCATCGCCAAGACCGTCGACATCATGCACCTGTGGGGCCTGTACTTCCTGGGCACCCTCGTGGTCACCTTTGTCACCACCGCCATCACGGTCTACCTGCCGCCGCTGCGCACGTTCAGCACTGACTATTACCCGGGAGTTACACCAACCCCGGAGGAACGAGTCAGTGGCAATCGCCTCCGCGCCGCGTGGTCTGCCGCTCAGACGACACTGGCCGCCAGCCCGTCGGTGGGAAAAGTCCTCTGGTACAACTTCCGCGACAGCGTCGTCATGGCCATGCAGATCCTCCCCGGCATCCTCTCCGTGGGTTTCCTGGGACTGCTGGCGGCGACGTTTACCCCTTTGTTCAAGGTCCTCGGCTACATCTTCTACCCGCTGGTCCACCTTCTGCCCATCCCCGATCCGGGACTCGCCGCGGAATCGCTGGCCATCGGCCTGGCCGAGCTTTTCCTTCCGGCGACCCTCGTGGCAGGCAACGAGTCGGAGCTCCTGCGCCTCATCATCGCCATGGTGTCGGTATCCCAGGTGTTGTTCTTCTCCGCGATGATTCCCGCGGTGCTGGCCACGGACATCCCCCTCAAGATCTGGCAGATGGTGCTCATCTGGTTCTTCCGCGTGGTCATCAGCGTCATCGTCGCGGTCCCGGTAGCCATGCTTATTGTGCTGTAA
- the hutI gene encoding imidazolonepropionase has protein sequence MNSRAQTTLLTGISELRTVSELGTINDAAVIIEDGRIAWVGAQSAAPAADEASDLGGRAVLPGWVDSHTHMVFAGSRAEEFEARMAGEDYAAGGIAVTMEATRSAGPDALEGLLRERIAAAHAGGTTTLETKTGYGLDVASELAAAELAARYVDEVTFLGAHLVPPGAETEEYVDLVVGEMLDAVAPHVGWIDVFCERGAFTEEQSRRVLEAGRRQGLGLRVHGNQLGPGAGVRLAVELGAASVDHVNYVTDADVAALAGSETVATILPACDLSTRQPLAPGRQLLDAGVHVAIASNLNPGTSYTSSMNFCVATAVLQQHFTLDEAIHAATTGGARALRRHDVGGGLDPQGRPAKGTIAVGASADLHVLTSTHAIDLAYRPGMPLTWQTYHAGELVSAWQLPQYPTNLPPRKA, from the coding sequence ATGAACTCTCGTGCCCAGACCACCCTGCTGACAGGAATATCCGAGCTGCGCACCGTCTCCGAGCTCGGCACGATCAATGACGCAGCGGTCATCATCGAGGACGGCCGCATCGCCTGGGTGGGGGCGCAGTCCGCCGCTCCGGCCGCCGATGAGGCCAGTGATCTCGGCGGGCGTGCGGTCCTCCCCGGATGGGTGGACTCGCACACCCACATGGTCTTCGCCGGCAGTCGGGCCGAGGAGTTTGAAGCCCGCATGGCGGGGGAGGACTACGCCGCCGGTGGCATCGCCGTGACTATGGAGGCCACCCGATCGGCGGGGCCGGACGCGCTGGAGGGCCTCCTCCGCGAGCGTATCGCCGCGGCTCATGCCGGGGGAACCACCACCCTGGAGACCAAGACTGGTTATGGGCTCGACGTCGCGTCGGAATTGGCTGCCGCCGAACTCGCTGCCCGCTACGTCGACGAGGTCACCTTCCTCGGCGCTCATCTTGTGCCCCCGGGCGCCGAGACGGAGGAGTACGTGGACCTCGTCGTCGGTGAGATGCTCGACGCCGTCGCCCCGCACGTCGGCTGGATCGATGTGTTCTGTGAGCGCGGTGCGTTCACCGAGGAGCAGTCGCGCCGGGTCCTCGAAGCCGGTCGCAGGCAGGGGCTGGGGCTGCGCGTCCACGGCAATCAGCTCGGGCCTGGCGCGGGTGTGCGCCTGGCCGTGGAACTGGGTGCTGCCAGCGTCGATCACGTCAACTACGTCACTGACGCCGATGTCGCCGCGCTGGCCGGTTCAGAGACCGTGGCGACGATCCTTCCGGCGTGCGATCTGTCGACCCGGCAGCCGCTGGCCCCGGGCCGCCAGCTTCTCGACGCCGGGGTGCACGTCGCCATCGCCTCCAATCTCAATCCGGGCACCTCGTACACCTCCTCGATGAATTTCTGCGTGGCCACGGCGGTGCTCCAGCAGCACTTCACCCTGGATGAGGCCATCCACGCCGCCACGACCGGTGGCGCCCGGGCCCTGCGCCGCCACGATGTTGGCGGTGGCCTGGATCCGCAGGGGCGCCCGGCGAAGGGCACCATCGCGGTGGGCGCGTCCGCCGATCTCCACGTCCTCACCAGCACCCACGCCATCGATCTGGCCTACCGGCCGGGGATGCCGCTGACCTGGCAGACCTACCACGCGGGCGAGCTGGTGTCCGCGTGGCAACTACCTCAATATCCCACTAATCTCCCACCACGAAAGGCTTGA